Below is a genomic region from Neovison vison isolate M4711 chromosome 9, ASM_NN_V1, whole genome shotgun sequence.
TTTAGAGCCCTgtcaaaaataaaaccatgggCCCAACATGGCATCTCTTAGTTAATAAACCAAGTTAATAAACCAAGACTTAACACCTAAGTTAACTGCAGTTTTCAACCTCTTCCCTGCTACAATATGACCTCTACCAGGTGATAATGGGAACATGCTGGTCTGCACCAGGACACATACTGAGGGACCCTTTCTGGTCCCTGACGGACAACAACTTTGCTAACAGATTCTTTGCTCATACTTTCCTTTTTCTGCTCCCTCTTTACCTGTACAAGCCTTTCTTTTCTGGTAGCTCTTGGAGTTCTTCTCTACTTGTTAGATATATATGaagctgcctgattcatgaatcctTTATTAAGCCAATTAGAactttgtaatttatttgtttttttgttatttaacagcCTGAGTCTATaagttaattatattaaaaacttcCCCCACTTCTACtttgaaatggttttattttaaaaggtataaCTTTACATATCAGTACAagatataaaaattcaaaatccatTAAACAAGTCAACCACACAAAGCTGTCCAAGGCAGCAATTAAAGAAATCACAAAATCAGATCACAGGTGAGATCTCCAGTGGCTTGAGTGTTTCATTCCACACAATGAGGTGTGATCACTTGTAAGAGAAAATTCCTCTTCTGCGTATTTGGTCCCCAGTCGAGGTCTTCCTTATGCTCTCATGTCACACAGTAGGAAAGCTGGCTGCGGTGGCGATTCCACAGTGGTTGTCCCGGTCCTTGGCCATCAGTACGTAACCCTGTGTGCCCCAGTCTGTGCCCCAGCTGGAAGAGGACAGCGTTTGCCAATTATTCCAGAGGAACAAACACATTTCCCTTCATGAGCAATCACACCCGACACTGAGCAGGGCAGGACAGGGCCAGGACAGATTCAGGAAGAATCCGAGAAGCCGTTCCTGTTCGACTTCTAACTCAGCTCATAATTCTACTCCCGAACCTTTCATAGACTTTCATAGAAACTTTCACGTAGACTACAAAGTGAGAGACCCCAAAATGCTTAGGGTCAGATGtgtttcagaaattaaaataaaggggacacctgggtggctcagttggttaagtgtctgccttcagctcaggtcatgatccagggtcctgggatcaagcctgtcaTTGGGCTCCTTATGCAGccgcgagcctgcttctccctctccctctgcctgcttctctgcctacttgtgctctctatctttctgtcaaataaataaataaaatcctttaaaaaaattaaacaatgaaaaaagagaaattttttaaaatctccaaatTAGAAATGCAACAGTACCCAAACTATAACAGGACCCCCCAGCTCGAGACAGTACCTCACTGTGGTCGTGTCATGAATATGCCTGCGTTCCCCCTACATGGGGTTAACACTTCTGGGATTTCAGAAGTGTGCTCCAGGGTTGGGGGACCTGTCTCCAAACACTGATTCCAAACAGGATTCCCTTTTCAACTTTAAAGATAagtatttttggcttttttaaaaaagtctatttcTTATTCCATTATAGATCacttagttttgtctttttcttttacagaaatgTATagtatattcattatatttttaaaacaatttttttttattaagtaaacaCTATCtccgacgtgggacttgaactcacggtcttgagatcaagagagacatgctctacctactgagccagctgGCCATCCCTATTTTTGGCTTTTATACCTGTTCTTGACAATCCAGTATTTTTGCTTCTCTGAGTCTTCTCTTTGAGAACCATAGCCCACCACCAGAATACCGTGATCCAAGTCTTCACTGCTGCAGTCTGGATCGTAGTAAATGCCTGGAGAAGAGATTCGGGGCTGGGGTGACGATCTCCGGGAACATGTGATCGTAACCCAGTCTATCAACCACAACCAACAGGAGGCATTTCAAAGTTCAGTTAAATGACATAACCCCAGGtaagatttaaaaatcagattgatttattgatttactttTAGCTAGGCTAGGGATTTAGGCCTTCATCTAATACCAGCAGAAAGACAAACTGGCACAATCTCTTTTGTAAACACTTTGTCAAGAAACATAGACGAAAACTCATTGACACCTTGTGGTTCGACTTTGAGCACGTCAGCTTAAGGAAACACAACCCAGAGCACAAAATTACTTGAGCCGAGGGGTTCTTGCCAGTTTCAATAACAGTAGTAAAATTCTCTGGAATGTTTCAAGGTCTAATagttaggaaaaaaggaaagtaaattgAGATACACCAGTTGAATTATGTAgccatttaaatacatttatgatGTACTTAAAATCACGGGGATATGGGTCAGGTCATGGCAGATGAAAACAAATGGGCACAAAAATTACACGTGCAGAGAAACACGGCTCTGTTAAATCCTCACCCTCCAAAATTCCACATTGACTTCTACATACCAGAGTCAATGTTATTGTATGTAATGGtggttttcccatttttctgcCTAAATTTCTACATAAACAGATGCTTACCTTTATGATAGAACTGGAAGGTACCCAGGCTTGCATCGATTGCAGCAGAGATGGGCCCCACAGTGGCCACCGCCAGCTTAAGGGACTCCTCCTCCGGATGGATGTCCATGAAGCCGGTGTCATTGGCGGCGGATTGCTCAGGCTTGTATTTGCAGGATTCATCCTTTCAAAGGGACAGGGGAAGAGAGTTGATCACTACCATCCACCTCCTGGGGAACATGAGTTCAAGACAGTTTGTAGCTCAATGTTTCCCAAGTCAAGTTTGTTAGGAAGCATCCTAGGAGCCGAAACGCTATTGGCTGCTTTGAAATCGAAACATTAGCTGGTGTGTACTTCATGAGACACTCTCAGTCTACCTGTCCATAAGAAGCTTTTCATTCTGGAGAAGTCTGTACTATATATAGAATGGTATCCAATGGCCTCGTGACAGAAATAGGAAGAGTTGCACAGTCACCATCAAGGCAGAGAATAtagggggtttttttggttgttgttgtctttcaggattttatttatttatttgacagagggagagacagtaagagagggaacacaagcaggggcagtgggagagggagaagcagtcttcctgccgagcccaggaccctgggatcgtgacccgagccaaaggcagacacttaacgactgagccacccaggcgcccccggctaATATAGTTTAATGATAGTTCTGACAGTTGGTGCTGTAGAGTCTACAACATAAACGGTGAGTATGAAATGTGatatctggggacgcctgggtggctcagttggttggacgactgccttcggctcagggcgtgatcctggagtcccgggatcgagtcccacatcaggctcccagctccatggggagtctgcttcgctctctgaccttctcctcactcatgctctctctcactgtctctctctctcaaataaataaataaaatcttaaaaaaaaaaaaaaaaaagaaatgtgatatcTGTTCTACCTGTATGTGTTCAATGCTAAAAAGCAGAGCCGGAATGACAGGTAGGGAGCACTACTTACCTGTGCACGATACGGATAGGACTCCTCCGAGTCCAGGCCTCCGTTGTCCTTCACGTACTGGAAGGCGTAATCCATCAGGCCACCACTGCAGCCCTCATTGCCTTCTGCCCAAGAGCAGTCCACCAGGTTCTGCTCGCTCAGTGACACCAGTCTGCCGGTTTTCCGAAACATCTGTCCTTCGAGGGCTCCAGTTGCACTAAAAGCCCAACAAGAACCACAGAGACcctgaaacaaattttaaaaattctcagtctatggggctcctggatggctcagtgggttaagcctctgccttcggctcaggtcatggtctcaaggtcgtgggatcgagccctgcatcaggctcactgctcagcagggagcctgcttcccttcctctccctctctggctgcccctctgcctacttgtgacctctgtctgtcaaataaataaataaaatttaaaaaaaaattatcagtctACAAAACAAATATCAAGATTCGATAGCAGTCCACCGATCCGGAAACTCTTTTAAAACATCACGAGCTGCACACTTTTCTCAGCCGACCACAGCAAGGACACCGATACCTTTCACCTTTCCTCCTGAGGGTGACCTGTGGAGTACTGTCCCACCTGATTCTTCACGGGGGTCACGTAGCCTTTCTTTCTCCAGTCCATAGATGAGGGGGTCTCAGCAAAGGGAGGTGCTTGGAACACGTTCCCCTCCTTGCGTTTCTGGCTTTTAAGGCCATTCATCACCTGCTTGAATTCTTCATTGGTCTTCAAGGAAAAGGAAGTAGAATGTTGACAAGCAGCAGATTTTTAGGCAAAGCACCGAGGAGGGGACGCATGAAACGTTCAGCAACCCAGGTCACACTCACCAGGTCACCAAAGGCATTCATTGCCATTGTGAAGCTGTGTTTCCCTTGGCTGTACTCCTGGTTGTGCTGTTTAATCACTTTCAGATTCTTCTCCCACACTGCTCTCCTCCATCCTTCTTCATT
It encodes:
- the LOC122917636 gene encoding procathepsin L-like, with the protein product MRPSLFLAALCLGIASAAPELYQSLDARWSQWKAAHGKLYEENEEGWRRAVWEKNLKVIKQHNQEYSQGKHSFTMAMNAFGDLTNEEFKQVMNGLKSQKRKEGNVFQAPPFAETPSSMDWRKKGYVTPVKNQGLCGSCWAFSATGALEGQMFRKTGRLVSLSEQNLVDCSWAEGNEGCSGGLMDYAFQYVKDNGGLDSEESYPYRAQDESCKYKPEQSAANDTGFMDIHPEEESLKLAVATVGPISAAIDASLGTFQFYHKGIYYDPDCSSEDLDHGILVVGYGSQREDSEKQKYWIVKNSWGTDWGTQGYVLMAKDRDNHCGIATAASFPTV